The genomic segment CACGCACTGGGCCGCCGGCGTCACTGCCTTGCTGGCCGCCTTCGGCTTCTATTCGAACCACTGGATGCTGGCCCCGAAGACCGGCAAGGCGCCGAAAGGCACCCGCACCAGCCGCAAGGGCCAGCGCGCCGTTTCGGTCAGCCTGTCACTGATTTTCATGCTGGTGGCGATCATCGCCGCCATCCTCGGCATGGTCGGAATCTGATCCGGCCCTATTCGTAGACCAGCCAGAGACAGCCAAGCTCGTGCAGGCGGCGGAAATTGTCCGTCGACCGGCGGGCGGCGTTCCGGGCCGCTTCACCGGCCGATTTCCGGTTCGCTGCCAGCATCAGCACGCAGGCTGCCAGGCCCACGAAGAACATCCACCAGGCCACCATGACCGTCCCCACCCCGCCGACAAAGCAGAGGCCATAGGCAATCGCGTCCAGTGTCCGGAAGCGCAGACTGTTCAGGGAGCCGAATTCGTTCAGCATATCCGGCTTCTTGTGCAGCGCCTCGGCATCGATCGCGAAGCGCTGGCCGCCGGCATGGTTGAACAGCACGGCCCGGGTCATGCGCCCGCCCTGATGCGGATTGGGTTCGCATTTGAGGAACATTGGTCGGCCTCTCCGGCGGTTGAGACCTAAAAACTAGCAGCCGGGACTTAACCCGAGACAGGCGGGGGATTGAAAGTTTCAGGCAAATTCAATCGGTTGCGTTAACCTCCCGGTAAGACGCCCGGCTGGCGAATCCATTTGCCACAATGGCCTCAGCGCCATATGCTGCGCTGCAACATGAAAGGTTTGTAAGGCGATGCTGTACTCCCTTGTCGAACTGAACCGGGCTGCGATGGCGCCGATGCGTCTGGCTGCGCGTGCAGGCCGCATGGCGCTTCACTCCCCGATGAACCCGATTGCGCAGACCGATTATGGCAAGGCGCTGATCGCCTTTGCCGACGTGTTCGAGAGCACGACGCGATATTACGGCAAGCCAGACTGGAACATTGAGAGCGTCAGGATCAACAGCGCGCCGGTCCCTGTGACCCCGTCGATCGCCTGGCGGTCTCCCTGGTGCAATCTGGTTCACTTCCGCAAGGATCCGGACGCGCTGGCCGCAGCCCGCAAACCCGGCTCGGCGCCCCTGCCCCGCCTCCTGATCGTCGCGCCGCTGTCCGGCCACTATGCGACGCTGCTGCGCGGGACGGTCGAAGGCTTCCTGGAGACGCATGATGTCTACATCGCCGACTGGGCCGATGCGCGCATGGCGCCGGTCTGGCTCGGCCGGTTCGACCTCGACGACTATATGGACCATGTCCGCAAAATGATCAGCCATGTCGGCCCGGGCGCGCATGTGCTGGCCGTCTGCCAGCCGGGCCCGCCGGTGCTGGCTGCGATCTCCATGATGGCCGAGGACGACGATCCGAACCGTCCGGCTTCGATGACCTTCATGGGCTCGCCCATTGACGCGCGGCGCAGCCCCACCGTGCCGAACGAACTGGCCGAGGAACAGAGCTTCGACTGGTTCCAGGACAACATGATCTATACCGTG from the uncultured Hyphomonas sp. genome contains:
- the phaZ gene encoding polyhydroxyalkanoate depolymerase; its protein translation is MLYSLVELNRAAMAPMRLAARAGRMALHSPMNPIAQTDYGKALIAFADVFESTTRYYGKPDWNIESVRINSAPVPVTPSIAWRSPWCNLVHFRKDPDALAAARKPGSAPLPRLLIVAPLSGHYATLLRGTVEGFLETHDVYIADWADARMAPVWLGRFDLDDYMDHVRKMISHVGPGAHVLAVCQPGPPVLAAISMMAEDDDPNRPASMTFMGSPIDARRSPTVPNELAEEQSFDWFQDNMIYTVPAPYPGVFRRVYPGFVQLASFMNMNWSRHVDAQWRFFNHLVEGDGDNAGKHREFYDEYLSVLDLTEEFYLQTILRVFQEHHLPRGIMKYRYTRQIRPEAIRDVALMTVEGEKDDISGIGQTQAAHDLCTSLPDKLKADYIQPGVGHYGVFNGNRFRTEIAPRVTQFTRRFTQRELDEAAVEKA